CAGCGTTATCCGGTGCGGAAGAATACGACGGTGGAACGGACGTAGTGTAGGTGTTTATAACTGAGTAAGTGTAGTAGAAGGTGTTATGTGGTGACGGAATGGCATTGTTGTACGGCAGTGAAACGTCGGGTCGGTAATACGTAAGATACGGCGGTGGAGCGACGGATGAGTACGTATTATATGGTGGTGGAACGGAAGTTGGGTTATAGGGTGGTGGAATGACGGTTTTGTACGGGTGAATCAGGGCAAAAGAGTCAGTAGAATGCGATGGTTGGTCGCCGGTGGGAGGTGGTGGTTGATTGACGGCTGAGAAGCTGTCGCTTTCTTCTTCCCGGCGACTTTGGTTTTTAGCCATGCCGATTTGCACGGTGACGGTTACTAGAGTGATTTTTATGCTGTTagaatatatgtaaattttgttaCAATATGCATTAATTAATCTTATCCTAATATAATAGGTCTGATATTTCATCAAAATAGACTATTCTTAATTTAGAAATATTAAATACAGCCTTAAGgatcttccatattaaaagtctgaccttgatttttaatagtatatgtacaaacaatttatatacCTTAAACACAGCTCTAAGAgctgtatttaacaaaccctttttaattaattcattataaTGCAATTACCTTAATACTCCgtatgatttttcttttataagaaaATTTACTGATACTTGAGTAACTTATTTTACCGTATTCATCttgaaaaaatttaatatataatctatCTAAATAATTGACTAATTACAACTatataaaactaacaattataGAATATGCAGCTAGATTATAAAATTTTTCATACATAACTATTTTTTAACGGGAAATTTAGATTGTTCCCAAGCAGTGGCCGACCTGATTATTTTCACATCAGGCGAGTTTAAGATGGTATGTTTAGTATTGCATTTGACGTGTAATTAAAGTTTGAGTTTGCTTTTGTAGATTAGTTAAACTTTGAGTTAATCTGATCTAACTTTAATCCTAATATACTTACACTTGTGTTCCAAAATAAGCATATACTTTGCCAAATACTAAAATAGGCAAAAAGGTTTTTGTGTCGATGTCAACGTTTCCAACTTTTTAACTCGATAAAACTTGGCTGAGTTTAAATGGCAATAATATggcatttatatataaacttttaggGACGAAAGCGGGGAGTAGTGAACACTAAAATTGATCTAAACGGAATAACAAAACGGGATAGACATGTGAGAGGGTATAAATCGAATTGAGCACCATGGCCCAAAGCATTTGACTATGTGACGTATAGGAATTAGCATCAAACAAGCCATTGTGGACATTCGAACGAGCcataattattttgtgattCGAGTTGTGTTCTACAAGCTTGAATTATAGTTTAACACTTGGTTAGTGTTGAATTATATGAGACTTGAGACTAGTTTTGATTTGGACTCTACGTGTCAGAAATCAACCCTCCGCCTTGTTAAAAATTGATTTCTTTCTACTTTTGTTTTATTGAGTTTATTATAATGCATACATTATCGATCTTAAAGTCGagaattaattagttaattctTTTGTCACAACTAACCAGcatttcttcaacaatttacCCAAGTCAGTCTTTCTTGTTGCACTTGCACATGCATCAAACTATAAGTAACGTTAAACTAAATTTTCAACCCCTAAGCTAATAAAAATGTATCGATTtgtatttcaaaataaaaagggtCAACTATATATTTTCCCCTACTCCTAGCCAAGTTAGGGGAGTAAAGTTGCACTTGCACAGATACAAAATTAGGGGCTACCAAAGGGTTGAAGAACTAAAACAACTACaaggaaaaaaataacaaagaataTAATCGAACTCGCAAGAATAAACAATGTGGGAAACCAGCAAAGCCTCGAGTGCTTCGATTGTGAATCATTGATTTATTTTGCAACCCCGAATGTATGGATGATCAAACTTGATGTATTTGACCCAATACGAACGGTACCTAGTCATAGCCAACTCTAGCCATGGTTTCATGTTACCATTGTAGTGAACAACAGCTGCATTTTCAATGTCACTCTTATCGATGCTAGGATTATAGCCAAGACCAAGTACATGCCAAGATTTGTCAAGTGGATGTGTAAGCCCATAAAACGTCATCAATCCTGGAGGTAAAGTTCCAAGCTTCCATAGAACCCTGTCTTCATTCTGATCCAGCAAAAGAACAAAACATTAATGGTAAGACCCaaatcagtggtaaacacccttgcctctggtaaacacccttgcctctgaagatagaggtcatgggttcgatcctcatcccatgcaaaggttggaaggccttttctaccatttaggtagaaactagaagcagcctctctagttaggtagaggtaaggtctgcctacatcttaacctcccccatacaccgtcgaggtattggggctcaaaacccgcggaaggcggcaccgagcagttacttacttacttacccAAAGCGTAGCTTTActgaatataaaagtaaattttgaCGAAATACAAAACTTTTGCCAGCTTCCGAGAGGAGCCAACATCTACAAGTGACACTAATTCAATGATCTGATCAAGCATGCCAAACCACATATTATAGTCCCTAATATAGGTTTATCTAAAATAGATATAATTTGACTACCTACATTAACCATGAAGATGATACCAGTACCAATAGTTCAAGAAATAATGCAAGTCAAACACAATAGTTCAAGAAATACTAAATGAATAAAGGATGAGAAATCTTACCATATTTTGCCACTTGTGATAAATCCCAGTTATATCCCACTTTTTCCACTGCTTGAGGTCAAACACATTCATTCCGTAAGCCCATCCACATGCATTTGGGTCAAAGTTACGGGCAATATGGGGATTCGAGAAATTTAAATACTTATCAAAACGGTGAAAACTTTCACCACAAGTTTCAACAGCGCCATTGACTTTTCCATGAAGGTCAACCTTCCACAACCCAGTCAAATCTTTCTGAACAACAATATCATCGTCAAGAAACAGGATTTTATTCAGCTTAGGATAAACTTGCGGTAAATAAAACCGAAGGTGATTCAGCATTGAAAGATACTTTGGGTTCCTATATTTCAAATTGGAAGATCCAGCTGAGAGAGTTGTGTGATGATCTGCCTTGAAGTAAAACTCCTTCATTGCAGCAGATTCTAATTGGCGAAGAACAGGACAGTATGATGAATTTAGCCACTTAAATTCATCAACATTTTCTACATGGATCGTGGCATTACCAGGAGGGTTTAATAAAAACCACATATTCATTGCTCCAAAGTTCAATTTATCAGAAACAAGATGAAAAACATGTTTCTCTGGCTCCTGTATTTACAACCAAGAAAACATTGTTAGTCCAATAAATCAGCTGTTAACTTTTCAAAAGTTCCCTATTGTATCAAATATTGGTTCTTTACATAGCTAAATTTGTTACCAAACTCACCCAGATGTTGCATCATATACTAAACCATCATACCTCACTTTCATTGTAAACTGAACATAGTGCCAAAAGAAAATTGTACTTTCCAAAATTTGGACAAACTGTTACTACGTGaacgtaaaataaataaaaaataaaaaaattctgaCTAAAATAGCTTCATCCAAAATGGCTCATTATTAGCATCTTTCCTGTCTTTCTTTTAACATTAACACTAGAATAATGAagaattattattttcaaaagaaacaTGGATTCCAAAAAATGACAATCAAAATATCCATCTCTCCTTCCACCAAACCATAAAGTTACATTTATAACTTGGATGGATGGAGTGTATCAACAATCACACTCTATATGAATCAATCATTGAATGTAGTATCAGTGATGCAACAATGACAAAAAGGAGCTCCAAAAAGACTTGCTGATAAAGGTAACAATTTCAACCCACTTACTTACGAATGAGTCGATTAGTGTGTCAAACGAGTCAAAAGTCCCCcaagtatatttataatacataaGAGCTCctaaataatacaataatttagatttttcttgaaaagaaaacagttttagttttcataattgACAGTATGACACTTAAACcaagtataaaaaaaacacatattttaGACAAAACTGTGCTGGTCAGCCCAAAGATTTTCAGCCTGTACCAAATAATCACCCATAATAACTATCCATTTCAAGACAAACCCATTTGACAGATTACCCAACCCCATCTGAGTTAACAGTTTGCCAAAGCTACAAGAATATATGAGATCATATACAGATATTTACCTTGGCATTCATGATTGTAGAGTTGACGACCACCGATGCAGCCAATACATTATCAGAGAAGAGAGCATAGTGATATAGACTTGGATTTTCAAGATTCTCACTTTTAGGGAACTTTCTCTTCTCAGGTGAGAGAAGGTAATACTCTATCGTTAGGCGCATTGATAAACAATGAATTCCATTTGGAATTGTTTTTGCCGCCAACTGGCTTAAAAATGTGCTCTGCTTTTTCAGGCTACGAACTTGTTCATCTGCTGATTGAAGCATAGCTCTCAGCTTCCCCGTAACCAATTTGCAATCATAAAGTTGATCTCTAGCTTTTGACAGCAACTGACCCATGGCTTGGATTTTCTCCGGGGCACTATAGTCAATATCAAGGAAACCCAAATTCAAGATACTAAAAAAGTCTTAAAAGGGATTTGGGTGTGCGCAAAAAGTGGTTAAATATTAGGAATCATAAAGTTGCttttgaaaaaaacaaacagcAGAAAAAGTATTGGTAGAACAGGGCTAGAAGTATCTTATAAAGGTTAAAGGGGTAAATAAGTAGTTTCATTTTTCCTTCTAAAAAATCAACTGCATTGCCACTAGTATGCAAATGAGATATTAATAACATAATCAGAGAA
The sequence above is drawn from the Erigeron canadensis isolate Cc75 chromosome 4, C_canadensis_v1, whole genome shotgun sequence genome and encodes:
- the LOC122595221 gene encoding polygalacturonate 4-alpha-galacturonosyltransferase-like — protein: MGIKRGGSNLGVHRNRASGGSQFPVLTLLLVLILAPFVFYIGRGIRSTNSIDETDSLISLSKHQKELQDVDWRTKLALQHVKSLFSKEVIESIKAKTDDLGPLSLDSFRKSNFSASWKFAGQEKVIDTVEIQEPQKAKEDNSLDADHSQNAYVDTPTSLARRQLRDKRREDRAANLLKLDDDVILKLENAAIERSKSVDSAVLGKYSIWRKETDNENVDTTVRLMRDQIIMARVYMSIATMKNKTSMAHELQNRIKESQRALGDTTTDADLNRSAPEKIQAMGQLLSKARDQLYDCKLVTGKLRAMLQSADEQVRSLKKQSTFLSQLAAKTIPNGIHCLSMRLTIEYYLLSPEKRKFPKSENLENPSLYHYALFSDNVLAASVVVNSTIMNAKEPEKHVFHLVSDKLNFGAMNMWFLLNPPGNATIHVENVDEFKWLNSSYCPVLRQLESAAMKEFYFKADHHTTLSAGSSNLKYRNPKYLSMLNHLRFYLPQVYPKLNKILFLDDDIVVQKDLTGLWKVDLHGKVNGAVETCGESFHRFDKYLNFSNPHIARNFDPNACGWAYGMNVFDLKQWKKWDITGIYHKWQNMNEDRVLWKLGTLPPGLMTFYGLTHPLDKSWHVLGLGYNPSIDKSDIENAAVVHYNGNMKPWLELAMTRYRSYWVKYIKFDHPYIRGCKINQ